The region TTGTCAACTCTTCATATTCTTGCTTCACGCTACATGCACGGCGAAGCGCACgtttgacaaaaatgacaaataacccCAAAGAACCCACGCACATGGGTGTCAAATTCATGCATCCCTTAATTTTAGAATTAAAACATAAGttacattttatgcaaatgtcAAAATCCTCAGTGAACCCCCAAAATAATGCACCAAATTTTTAATTTCACCACAAATATTGCAGGATTGCTTTTCCTAAATTCACTCACACCACTTGCATGGATGTGGACTTTTGAAGTGTGAATTCTTTTTCTTGTGTTGGGGGGTCTACACCCACGCAGAAGGTCTGTGACCACTAGTGTACTATCTATCTCAATAACAAACACATTGGCAGTGACATGCAGTCAAAATGATGGTTGAGGATGGTCAGGGGAAGATGGGGGGTGGTCAAGTGTCATGTCAAACTAGTGCCCCAATAGCTGTGCGTCTTCAAGGGCGTCAGCCAATCCGAGGTTGAGGGTGTGAGTTCAGTCCCACCCCCCAACAAGAGCTCGGAGGCTCCGGATGAGGAAAAAGCTCCAGCGAGAGAGGCGTCTGGAGCAAACGCAGCCGAGCTTCGCGTCCGAACGCCCGCCGCGTGCCACAGCCTCGCCCCTAGATCGTCTCCTCTCGGTGGTCGTcggttgggtgggtgggtgccGCAGCGGATTGTAGGGTGgttggtggcggtggtggtgggcGGGGGTTGGTGTTTTGGCCTCGTTTTGGACACGCTGGACGAGGGGAAGGAGCCGTGCAGAGGCACCAGCAGCAGGGCGGAGACGGGCCCGCAGACGCAAGCGGACGCCGCCGTGTTTCTGCTTTGCGGCTTCAACGTCATGGGTGAGCCCACCAAAGTTTGCTTTGGCCGAATATTGTTCATTTTCCAGCATCGTGTAGAAAATGATGGGTACGTTCCATGTTTAGATGGGAGCAGTAAACGTGTTTCTCTTGCGAGGAAAATCATTGGTGTCCATAAATGATGGATTCAATGTAAtgatagtttaaaaaatactatattaatataaaaaatacaaaataaaggaaTACAACTAGGTTGTGGTTCAAGTTTTATGTGATTACGATTCAGAAAGTTGTCATCTTTCTTACTTTTGGGCTATTGAACATTTCATAATCAGGTTTCAGCATGATTTATGGTTATTAGATAAATATACTTTGCACTCAAGTGCACActcaaatattttgtgtttaatAAGTCAAACAAATATGAGAAAGTCTCAGTATGCTCCATTTGCAAtcaaaaatacatgcaaaatctatgcataaattaaaacaaatacgaCGTCTAAAGCATTAATTTCTATCTTGGTTGCAAAACGATTACGCTTGTTCACTCAAATCTCAGCATTGTGTATTCCCATGCCcctattaaaaatgaatcaaatgtattttgtacCTGCATGCCTTTTTTATAATTAAGATCAAGTGTCAACATTGAGCCTAATATTGGAGCCCACTTGAATCAGCattatataaaacacatttcagaTTTAGATACAATATGGATTTATCTTTCCCCCCCCCTCTACAAACATGTCTCAGCCTGATGCATAAGGCGGCTTGGATCATATTGCAACAACTGTCAACATTACTGCAAAACCATATTTAAATGGTTGGCTACACAGGGAGTCACGTATACATACCAAGTCTTCCATTCATTCACTGGCAGACGCAAGTGAATAATTCCTGAATTTTGATTAATCACAGTGGATATTTTGTAAATGTTCCCAATCAAACAAAAACGTGTAATATTTACAAATAATAGCACTCGAGCCTGATGCACTGTACACAAACCATTCACAAATGCCTTAATTTTCTTTCCTGAATTTGAgtgtaaacataaaaaaatgaaaattgaggCGTACAACTAATTAAAGTTGACTGCAGCGAACATGCATTCTGGACATTTTTATTCGTAGCATTACATTTTCTATGGTTTCAGCATTAAGTGGAgataaaacaacaattattttccataAGCACCAATGCTGACGGGACCAAAAACAATCCAACATATTACTAAACTTGTCCATTGGGACCACTTGACCCCTAGCACGAAATTACTTTGCAGCCTGATGCCAAAGGTTCAAGTGAACCCAAATGATGTGGAGTTACCAAGCTCAACTTTCAATGCAAGATAAACGCACATCCAAGACATATTTGTCAACGCATGTCAGATTCTCATCTAATGTACCTGGGTTGCAATGCGTCTAAACAGCGCCTGTCACTAACTTAGTAACCAACTAACGGCTGCCCTTCCCCTTGACTCCCAGAACCAGCCTTCGGCGAGGTGAACCAGCTGGGCGGCGTGTTCGTGAACGGCCGGCCGTTGCCGAACGCCATCCGGCTGCGCATCGTGGAGCTGGCGCAGCTGGGCATCCGCCCGTGCGACATCAGCCGCCAGTTGCGCGTCTCGCACGGCTGCGTGAGCAAGATACTGGCCCGCTACAACGAGACCGGCTCCATCCTGCCCGGTGCCATCGGCGGCAGCAAGCCACGCGTGACCACGCCCACGGTGGTCAAGCACATACGGACGTACAAGCAGCGAGACCCAGGCATTTTCGCCTGGGAGATCCGCGACCGGCTTCTCGCCGACGGCGTGTGTGACAAGTTCAACCTGCCGTCCGTCAGCTCCATCAGCCGAATCCTGCGCAACAAGATCGGCAACCTGGCCCAGCCGGGGCCCTACGAGGCCGGCAAGCAGCCGCCGccgcacgcgcacgcacaccCGCACCCGGGGCCACCGCCTGCCTCCGCCGCAATTCCCTACAACCACTTGTACTCGTACTCGAGCTCCAAGGTGGCCACGCCGCCGGGCGTGCCGGGGCTCCCCGGACACATGGCCATGCATCGGATATGGCCCTCGTCGCATTCGGTCACGGATATTCTGGGGATCCGCTCCATTACCGAGCAACAAAGTAAGGCAGCTGCTATGCTTTGCTAAGCTATCCTATGCTACGTGTGTTTTCTCGCCACTGGGCTGCTGACATTGAACGCAGCACTAGTATTTTTTAGGTTAATATTTGTCTAAAagtgcaaaaaacaacaatttttttcTGGGAAGATTAAAAAAACGAGGGGGTGTAAATCCGTATTAATACTCCACGTCAATATGAGTTTTTTTTGCACGCTCTGGGAAGGGTGGGGGTCTTGTAAAGGATGCCGTGAAAAGGAGTGTTGTCCAGCCGCTGACAGGCTGCCTTTCTCGGCTTCGTTCGGAGTTGAACCCCGGGGGAGCCCCATGGAGTAATTCGTCATGGGCAAACGAGGAAacgtgtactttatttttttaatggaatactTCAAACTTAATTttacagagagagaaagggttggaataaaaaaaagataatattgaATCTTCGTTGACTAAAAATCGTATATTTAGATAGTTTGATAAGGTCATAAATATAAGCTTTCAACAACACTTTTGTCTTCTGCGTACATATTGTAATAaaccttattattattttttccaattacgCAAAGAATATAAAAATGGAACTGTTACGTGCAAATCAAAATTCAGCATACGGAATTGTGGAAACAACAGACAAGTCACTATTcgactgaatattttttaaagacagaaATATTGCATTTCATCTTAATACCCATTGGCCATCTACATGAACTACATGGAACGTTAAAATCTAGAAAATACTTATTCTAATTTGTTAAGCTTTATTTGACATGACACACAGATGTATGGGActgatatataaataaatattggggAGCATTGATTTCTATTAAAACTTAAgctgaaattttaaaataaaagctatACATGTCAAGTATACGTCAATGGACCAAACTTGTCAGTTAAATGCAATAAATGAGTATGTGGGGAATAGTTTGctattttaattcataaaaatgactaaaactaAATGGTAGTGaccacaggaagaaaaaaaattaaatcttaaTATAAATCGACCCCCAAAGcgtttaaaaaattaatatgaacaTTTGTATGAAGCTGGCAAAGAATATTTTCTATATTGAGTAGCCAAACAAAACTAGATTAAATGGCGTTTGTACTTTGATTATAAAATTCTATTGGCCGACGTGCACCTTGATTTTCCtcaaatatttgaaaacataATTCATAATTCAGACATGATGTAGCCACTGGCGCTAATACTCAACATATCATTTGTCACAGCCACTTTAAATCAAATAGTAGAGTGTCAGTAAATCGTTTGTGGAGGTACGTgcattcaataaataaatgatgctGGGCATGTTTGAGACCACCCACCCAACCCACCTAACACACTCAGTGGGCCTCCTGCTCTCATCTCAACAAGTTTGCTCCTGCCTCGATGCCACACAACTCTTTCCTTCTTGATCATATTTCATACACCTATTCAAACCTAGTCACCCCTAATGACGAAAATAGACGTCGAATTCATTTTGACATTGTCATTGTAAGACCTGAACAA is a window of Stigmatopora nigra isolate UIUO_SnigA chromosome 13, RoL_Snig_1.1, whole genome shotgun sequence DNA encoding:
- the pax9 gene encoding paired box protein Pax-9, encoding MEPAFGEVNQLGGVFVNGRPLPNAIRLRIVELAQLGIRPCDISRQLRVSHGCVSKILARYNETGSILPGAIGGSKPRVTTPTVVKHIRTYKQRDPGIFAWEIRDRLLADGVCDKFNLPSVSSISRILRNKIGNLAQPGPYEAGKQPPPHAHAHPHPGPPPASAAIPYNHLYSYSSSKVATPPGVPGLPGHMAMHRIWPSSHSVTDILGIRSITEQQNAEWLAHSEQLCHSTQHPGLSAAHHPSVSLHGVQRHHVGLCDRTHMAAAAAAAAAAAAGQWQL